The Prosthecobacter sp. genome contains the following window.
GTGGTGGATGATGATCCGGGGATCGCCCGGCTCATCGTGCGCGAGCTGCGCCGGGACGGTCATCACACCGCCACTGCTGAGTCCGGCAAACAGGCCATTGAGTGGCTGCGGCAGCACCGGGCGGACCTCCTGCTGCTGGATTTGAGGCTGCCGGATGTGAAAGGCCACGAGTTGATCGATGTGATGGCATCGGAGGGCCTCCGCCTGCCCTTCATCGTCATCACCGGCCAGGGGGATGAGCGAGTGGCGGTGGACATGATGAAGCGCGGGGCGCTCGATTATCTGGGCAAGGACGTGAACTTCATCGCGATGATGCCGGCCGTGGTGCAAAGCGCGCTGGCACGGATTCGGGAGCAACAGCGCCTCGCCGCCGCCGAGGCTGCGCTGGTCCAGTCCCACGCGGAACTCGAGCGCCGCGTGATCAAGCGCACGGCGGAACTCACCCAGGCCAATGAGGGCCTGCATGCGGCCCGGTTGTTCGCCGATGCCACCATCGAAGCCGTTCCGGCAAGTCTCGCCGTGCTCGACGAGAACGGGGTCATCATCAGCGTCAATCAAGCCTGGCACCAGTTTGCCGCGACGAATGGGACGCTGCCTGCCACCATTCCGACCGGCATGAATTATCTCACCGTGTGTGATGCCGCCGCAGGCGACGGAGTCGAAGAGGCGGTGCGATTTGCCGCCGGCATCCGCGAGGTGATGAGCGGGGCCGTTCCACGCTTCAGCATGGAATACGCCTGCCATTCGCCCACCCAGCAGCGCTGGTTCATTGGCTACGTCACGCCATTCACCGGCAATAGCCGGCCTTCCGTCGTTGTCGCGCATGTCGATATCAGCGAACGCAAACGCGCGGAGCAGGTGATCCGGCGGCTGAATGAGGAGTTGGAAAAACGTGTGGAAGAACGCACCAGGGCGCTGCAACAGGCCAATCAAAAACTCCGGCAGGAGGCGGCCATGCGCCGCAAGCTGGAAGAGGAGATCCTGCACATCAGCGAGCACGAAAAGCAGCGCATCGGCCAGGATTTGCATGATGATCTGGGCCAGCAGCTCGCGGGCATCTGGCTGCTCAGCGATGTGATGAAATCGAACCTGATCAAGCAGGGTTCCCCTGAGGCGGAAAGCGCCGACAAGATCACCGGCCTGCTCAAAAACGCCCTGGGGCTGACGCGTTCGCTCGCGCGCGGGCTGCATCCCGTGGCGATGCAGGCTGGCGGCCTCGTCACCGCGCTGGATGAACTGGCCACGCGCACCAGCGACATGTTCCGCATCGACTGCCGGTGCCAATGCCCGCCGGCCATCGACATGGACAACACCACGGCCACGCATCTCTACCGCATCGCCCAGGAAGCGGTGACCAACGCCGTCAAGCATGGCCGGGCAAAGGAGATCGACATCGAACTCTCCACCAATCCCCATCATACCGTGCTTTCCGTGAAGGATCAGGGCAAGGGCAAGGGCAAGGGCAAGGGCCTCGCCGAGCCGGACCCCAAGCATCGTGGCATGGGCCTGCGCATCATGAACTACCGCGCTGACATCATTGGCGGCATCCTTGACATCCAACGCCATCCATCCGGCATCGGCACCACCGTTGTCTGCACCATTCCAACACCGCAATCTTAACCCGCAATCATTTCCACCCATGGCTAAAAAAGCATCCGGCCCACCGGCCAAAAAAGTATTCATCGTCGATGACCACCCCGTGTTTCGCGACGGACTCGTCCGCATCGCCTCCGCAATCCCCGGCCTCGTCGTCTGCGGCGAGGCGGACAACGCCCGGGACGCCTTTGCCGCGATCTCGAAGCTGAATCCAGACATCGTGCTCATGGACATCAACCTCCCCGGCAAGAGCGGGCTGGAACTGCTGCAGGACGTCCACGCCATGCGGCCTGAACTGCCCGTGCTGGTGATCTCCATGCATGACGAGCAACTGTATGCCGAACGGGTGCTGCGTGCCGGCGGGCGTGGCTACATCATGAAGCAGGAAGGCCCGGACAAGATGCGGGATGCCATCACCAAGGTGCTCAACGGGCAGGTGTATGCCAGCGAGCGCACGGCGGCGGCGATCCTCGACGCCCTCTCCCGCCCGCGCTCCTCCGCCAGCAGTTCGACTTTGGGAAAACTCACGGACCGCGAACTCGAAATCCTGCGCCTCACCGGCCAGGGCAAGGACAACCGTGCGATCGCGCAGGAACTGCACATCAGCCTCAAGACCGTGGACACGCATCGCGGCCACATCAAAGAGAAGCTCGGGCTGAAGAACGCCACGGAACTCATTCACTACGCCGTACGCTGGGTGGGGGAGCAGGTGTGATGCGCTTGGGTTGAGGTGACGGCCAGCACCCTGCGGATCTGCCAAGACTGTCTCAGTCATTTCCTGACAACTGTCGGGAGGGTCTCCCCATTGTTCGTGCCCGCCCGCCTTCTAGCATCGGCGCATGAGAACTGACGAACTACAGCCGGGGGAAGGGGAGCCATGAGCCATTCCCGTCTCAGGCAGCAACTCATGGGTGAAGTAGCCGGGCTTTGTCACAAGCCGCAGGGGACCAGACTCTTCCACTGGCGTCGGCTGAAGGGATTCAGCAACAGCGGGAGAGCACACACTGACCTGGCATGCCTGCCTGCTGCTGGACTCAGGGCCCAGTTGGTCATGGAACATTTGCCCCTGAACAAAACATCTCGGTCCCAAGGGATCGACGTCGAAGCGCACCAGCGCCGCATGGCGGCGGGCGGCTGGCCGTCACACGCCAGTCTGCCCGCCCAATAGTTTGTCCGCCACTGACACTCCCGGCTCTCCATGAAAACGAAACGATACCACCCGCTGCGCAAGCACATGAACCACGTTCTCAAGCGCCGGCATGCGCCGACAAATCGAACCAAGACAGGAGTGCTGCTGAGAAGAGTTCCGCCTCCGATCAAACCACAGGCCGAAGCCCCCATCGTGGCCCCTCCGCCGCAAATCGGGCACGAGCGTCCGGATGACCAGCACAACGGGGTGCATCTCGTGCGGAGCATTGCCAGCGATGAAGCGGCGGCCTGCCTTATCATGTCCATTGAAGTGCCGGTGCCATTCACCCTGGCCTACGAGATGTGGACCAAGTTTGACCTGCCCTATTTCATGAAGGGCACGACCGCCCCCGAACATTTCGATGGCGGTCGCATGACCTGGTGTGTTCGAACTCTGTTCGATCAATTTGCGTGGCAGGCGAAGGCCTGTGAGGTGGTGCCGTTTGAGCGCATCGCCTGGAAGAGCGTGTTTGGAGCACCCCACCCCAACTTTGGCTCGGTGAGCTTTGAACCCATCAACGACCACCGGACCTGGGTCATCGTCCAGGTCGGTTTCGACATGAGCGGCATCTATCAATGGCTTGGCAGTCCGCTGCCTTCGATCAGCCAGTCACTCGAGCGGAGCCTGCTGTGTTTCCACGACTTCCTGACCATTCTGACTCAGCGTGAGGAGAAACTTCTGCCCGCCGCCGTATGAATCAAGACTTCCAGTTAACCACAGGCCGCCCTGCCGCCAGCCATGAAGACGGCTGGCCGACGTACCGGAACTTCCTGATCATCGCCCCGGATCCAGACGACGGCACGGATTCGGCTGATCTGCCCGACGGGCAGGTGAAGGCACTGGCACGCCATCTCAACCAGAATGGTTTTGCCTATGTGGCCCGTCGTGGCCAGAAGGAAATGGAGGACGACCGGTTTGGAGTCCGCTATCTGCCGCTCGGGGAGGATCTGCCCTCATTTGGCTTGATGTCAGTGGTGATTGTCCTGCGTGATCCGGCCTGGGCGAAGCGTGCGGCGGCCGCCTATCCGGGCGCGGATGTCTTTCTTCTGGAACCCCGTCCACGTGCATTCGGCTGCGGCTGACTTTTCGTCTGCGTTGCCAATGCCAGGGGAAACGCGGTCATTCC
Protein-coding sequences here:
- a CDS encoding response regulator; translation: MITPHTPMTILVVDDDPGIARLIVRELRRDGHHTATAESGKQAIEWLRQHRADLLLLDLRLPDVKGHELIDVMASEGLRLPFIVITGQGDERVAVDMMKRGALDYLGKDVNFIAMMPAVVQSALARIREQQRLAAAEAALVQSHAELERRVIKRTAELTQANEGLHAARLFADATIEAVPASLAVLDENGVIISVNQAWHQFAATNGTLPATIPTGMNYLTVCDAAAGDGVEEAVRFAAGIREVMSGAVPRFSMEYACHSPTQQRWFIGYVTPFTGNSRPSVVVAHVDISERKRAEQVIRRLNEELEKRVEERTRALQQANQKLRQEAAMRRKLEEEILHISEHEKQRIGQDLHDDLGQQLAGIWLLSDVMKSNLIKQGSPEAESADKITGLLKNALGLTRSLARGLHPVAMQAGGLVTALDELATRTSDMFRIDCRCQCPPAIDMDNTTATHLYRIAQEAVTNAVKHGRAKEIDIELSTNPHHTVLSVKDQGKGKGKGKGLAEPDPKHRGMGLRIMNYRADIIGGILDIQRHPSGIGTTVVCTIPTPQS
- a CDS encoding response regulator transcription factor; this encodes MAKKASGPPAKKVFIVDDHPVFRDGLVRIASAIPGLVVCGEADNARDAFAAISKLNPDIVLMDINLPGKSGLELLQDVHAMRPELPVLVISMHDEQLYAERVLRAGGRGYIMKQEGPDKMRDAITKVLNGQVYASERTAAAILDALSRPRSSASSSTLGKLTDRELEILRLTGQGKDNRAIAQELHISLKTVDTHRGHIKEKLGLKNATELIHYAVRWVGEQV